In the genome of Homalodisca vitripennis isolate AUS2020 unplaced genomic scaffold, UT_GWSS_2.1 ScUCBcl_2370;HRSCAF=7057, whole genome shotgun sequence, the window CATCATCTGAacgtgataaaaaataaaaactttatattaaaatttttatgctAGATATTAATTTGTGTACAGTAAGGTGGGTAAAGTTTTCATTTGGTTGTCTGCCATTGTAACCATTAATTGTGTAATCAACAATTGGACATTTATTCATTGCTTTATCACCGAACCTATTCACAAATTATTTGTGCAATTAACAATGAAATCATAGGATTGTCTTGGAGTTACTCAcactttaatataatatgaacACCTGTTGAACAACTGTCATTGAATACAGCTGATTAAAAAGTAACTTGTTATTTGTTGTTGATTTAGGGCACTTACAGTAATGTGTATATTGAAAATTTGCATTTAggtcagaaatttaaaatatgtatgatgAAATGtcttaaatatcttttttttatatgacaagaactgtaattttgaaaaaataaaatatgtagtaaacATAATGTTGATAATATAAGAAACCCATAGAAACagttattaaacaaaacatttaaatactaacGTTTAACAAAAGTTCATTCAGTCATGCCTCCAAAAGTAAATAAGTTAAACGTTTGCTGAGTGGTAAATGTTcttaaactttttgtttatatttccgTTTTTCAAGACAATGTAGGTTGATTAATTCAGAATCTTACAGTTGGtcactattttaaaaaatttattaaaatctatctcatgttttttaatttttacggaTAATTTCGGtataatttccaattttaacTCTCTTGTAACGAAAAGAAAGAGAAGATcggatttgaaaataaattatgaacaataatttaaaatttcatcatgaGAAATTTTTACACGTCTAGTCTGACCATCCGCAAGGTATATTGGTATAGGTAAAATTTTCGGCTAACGTTTGCATGTACCTTCAAATCTACATAGATGAGAGTGAGTTCTGTGATGGGATATAGCTATTCAAGGGATTTTACTGAGGAGCATTGAAACCTATCTCTTCGTAGGCTgacattaataaacttttattctaaggagatattattttttatgatagtcTGTTTATCTTTATTCCTAACCGAAGCCTGTAATGTTGACCTTGACATACACTTACCCTATAgcagtaataaagtaataaagaatatatttatgatttaaaaattaaagtcgTACGAAACAAAACCTCTATTCAAAACTAGAAAGATGACCAaaacatatttaactaaaatagtgtGTTGTATTTGAAAGTGATGAAcgtattattaataatgaaacgCAATTTATTGCGGGTTTGTATTTTATAACGAGATCTCTGACGAACGATTCCATCTGGACTCTTTGATAAATCTTCTTTCTGGTGGACATTACATCTAATTTTTGTCTGTGGTTATAGAAATATTGGgcgttttaataagtttttatatattacattttaatgtaaaattttaaaataattttaaatatttgatgcacttacatttaaattattgttaccgCCGCAAACTGTAGACATTGTTTcgtataaaattttagttatatctTAGAAAATTCAAGCTAGAAAATATATATCCatactttgtatataaaaaaaaatcttttattaacaATGTATGAAAAATGAAGGAAAGCGATGTAACCGATAAAGCTATTTTCGTGGCAAATAAATGTGGTaagtactattaaaaaaatttaattatttaatagataatttaatgCTTATGTATACCAGGAAGTTCTACAAAATCAGGTCCAGCTATCCAAATAGCAAccaaaaaatatgtaatgaagTTTGTTTCCAGCAGGATAAAGAAAAAATACTTAGCTTTTGTTTCATAAAGGGATATCCtgagtttaattttgttatgttatccATTGGAGTTTCAACAGGATCCATctatgcttttaacttaattaatttaaataagctgCCATTTTGTAATGCAATGAGATAGAAATATccagtttccactgttcttctttctTTTATCAAGAACATTCACATGGGTTTGCCACTTAATGGGGGAGTtgccatttaaacatttttaccaacCCACCGCAAAATACCATTATGGAGAAATAGGGAAACgctgtaacagtgactaaaatgtTTGCTTCTATTTCCTAAAAAGGTTTCCCCTAGCTCCATACCTCCATCTTTAACCTTAAAAAAACTAATCTTAATGCATCTATACTTTTTAACTTACACTGTATATCTCTCGATTTATTGTAATAGTAATTCGTAAGAAATGAATCACGTGTTTCATTCAATTATTAATCATAACAAGTGAATGATCAAATGTATGTTTGAAACAAATTTCTCAAATTTCGactatataagtttataaacatCATGTTACTATATcaaaaatagaaacatattttatccAATTGGACATAGTTATACAAAATGGAACCATCCCACACTACCTCTAATCTGAGATAAATGAGGTCAAAGTTAACAGCTAGTttgttattctatttattttgtgaataatatgatctgtattttaaatgaaggactatatttttatttagatattagatacaatacaatttacaaacttcaattaatttttaaaatatggattgAAATGTGGATTGGTTCCTTTTGGGTTTTCTGTTAATTAGAGACAAAATATGCCCATGTTGTTTGgttcctttttgtattttaatttagttatttttaggaataatCCAGACAACTTggttcttttttttcaaaattagttttatttgaaaggaaataaaatattaatccaataataaaaaatatgaattttaaaatatattttatcacttttgcATAGTAAATATaagtatcaaaaattaaaaaataactactttaaaacttccaggtaatattataaacaccCATAAACAATCTCACTCATCCGGTAAAATTTCAAAACCAGGTTCACCTCCAAACCATCTATATCATCCTCGACTTGAGTTTCAGCAGTGAGTGAGTGATAAAATCCATGATGGTTCTTTGGGATGAGATGAAACATAGATTTTAAGTCTTTTAAACTTTGCCTCAGCGATGGGTTTTCCATTAGGCCACAAAGGTACAAGTTGTGTCATATCTATCGTCGACAGCTGACGCCCTCGCCTTCTTTTTCGAAATGTTTTAGTTCCTGATGGGGTCCATCAAACTTATTGCTAATAAATATAGCCAGAGGGTTTTCTTTCCTAATAACTATTTCTCTTGTGTTTAACCAACTGACGTCTCCTTTCTCAAACATCCTTTTTTCTGTTAGTAatacttttttttcaatttctgagCATGAGTTTAAAGTCTTCCTTATTCATTCGGACAACTGTTAGAGGATTTTTCTTTTTGCAGTTTTCCATGATACGGAAGTAATTTTCAGGACAGTACAAATATTGCTTGTCTTTTTAAGACGtttcaatttctttcaatttttcCAAAATCATCGTCGTTTGGAAGAAAACTGTGACCAGGGATCAGATATCTctgtgttattgttttcaatgttggATGATCCTGGAGGCCAGCTTTGAGCATCAACACTATCTTTATGTTCCGGTTTTGTCCCCCACAGGAGTCACTCCATAAAATCAAATGCTCTGTACCCACAGGTACCTTTCCCCGAATATGTTTTAACATACAGGAGCCAAACTCCTGTGAACCTCTACCTGCCTCACCTTCAACCCAAAATATAACAATACCCTTTATCAGTCTTCCCTGAATGTAATCCCGCAGTTGTACACACACAGCTGcccttttataaaacacaatgttggTAGCTATGCGAGGAATTGCAGTGTTTTTTGAAGGTCAAATGTTAGGCATTCTAGATTTTCATTAGAAGAAGCAGATTTCATATCTTGTCTTTAGTCTTGTTTGTGCACTTTCTGCCATTAGTAAGTGCTTGTCATGTTCTCCTTTGGCAACATTCTTCTCTTCTTCAATCATTTTCGGCACTTGTAATCTTGGCTGCGATCACACTTATTGCATGTGTccttttataaagatttaaatttaaaattgtaatttttgtagaatatcttttttaaatgagGATAAACTAACAATTTGATCTTCTGAACTATTGTTAACATAAAGATCGTACATTTTGTTAATCGTCAATTCTGGAGGTAAGAACAAAAATTTGGTTTCGCCTCTTCGGTAGTGTGAGGtgtatttaggaatttttttctaacacattccttaatatcttttattttgcaTTCTGGAATCGAGTTCCACCCGCCTTGTTTCCCTCGTTGATCAAGCAGTGTTTCAGATTTTCATTTTAGATAAGGCTGTGTTAACTCTTTTTGATGATATATGTAATGTCTTGACAAACATCTCCCTGcagacaacagttttatttaaacaataaatacggGGAAAATTTCTCGGCCTAgatttttattcttcttttacTATTGAGTAGGAACGTTTCTTTGGAACTTCTTTTACTTTCGCATTAATGTAACATGTTTTGGTCATTGTAGTTGCCAAGGTCTTTAAATTTTTCGAACTCCTTGTGACGAATATCAACAGAAACattctctttgcatttataagGAAATATTATAAGGAACCAAGATGCTTGGTCATCCTTATAAAAGACGTTTTATTAATTTGCAAAACAGAACCAAGCCATATGGTTTCAGGGATATAAATAGTACTGGCATTTTTCAATAAAGAACCAAGCCACTTGGTTGCATAGGGAAATTAATAAAACTCATTAGATAGAAGGAACCAAAACACTTGAtacctttttgtaaaatatagaatgGTGATAAATAAAAAGGTTGATTTTCCATatgatttttactattaatacagCTTCGGATGAGGCTTGGTTctgttttgcaaaaaatataGACGTCTGAGCTGAATAGCATCGTAGTCCTATCTCATAATGCTAAAATTTGTGGGATGGATCCTTTTTGCATAACTACGTccaattataagttataattatatgtatatttatttattaaaaatataattttttcccttCATTTACGACCCATTGTCCATAATTATCTTtgaaaaaacaacataaattttattgtataaatgtgCTGCAAAAACAGAGATAGCTGGAgtagcaaatttaaatattgaatcaaaaGAAGATATACCACTTATTTGTTTAGGTACGCTATCTCTTGTATGGTATCTGGTGtcagttacaaaactttaacGTGTTGAAGAATGGTCCTTATTTTGTAAGTTTCCTTCTGTAATTAATTGATACGGGTTAGATTTAAACCACAGGTAAGTTATTGTTAAGTTAAGTTAATTCTTGTAAACTTACCATTCCAAAGTAAAAGTTTCTCTTAGAGTTATATAATTGATGTCAACGGGCTacacaaaaaaccataaaaaactatTCCTAGGTTTCTGTAAGTCCGGAGagaaatgctttaaaataaaaacggttCGGTTGGTCTAtgatcataatattttatgttttatatttttaaaaataatctgctTTAGATATTAagtagattattttaatatttcctataCTTATAAAGAACTGTAACTAGAATAATCACTAaacgtgttttattttgaaaattaaaatagtagCCTGGTAAAAGTCTTAAGGTATTTTTCCTCAGTAAAAATATActgcagttttaaattatttctaatttatttctaaaacctcCATTATTTACTCCATATAGTGTCACTTTAGTCGAGCCAggtagaattttaattattagtaactaatattaaataactcAACCACTATATATTATAACGGATAACCAAGTTGTGGAACGTGGCTGAACATACTACATTAAAGGATTGTgtgcattttatgttttaaaaattgtaagtagtCATATAAAGCTagctaaaatataaattcatgtaggaattaattattatcttattgtttataaaattaatatatgtactatcaATCATTTCTTTTACCGTAGCAGTAGCAATTAAAGTTTGTCCCATACGATTCTATTTGATTTAAATACTGTTCACAAACTGTCGAGTGCCATTTCCGAGGATTTTCATTTGACCAATCACTTCTTCCTCAGATCCGCTCTTTTAAATctcgttttttattttgtagttacaATTGAGTTTTGCAGTGTTGGTACCTAATACCCAATCcaattgaatataaatacaatCACTCACTTGTCATGAACattttgtgttataatttaaCACTTGACTTGAAAATGAGataaaaattcaaagtaatatGTGAAATAAGTCCAAAAGTTCCATAAAGAAGCAGGTAGAAGATAAATAAttcataagaatgaataattatCTGTATattcataacaattatttatataaagtaatatacgtgaaataatatatttaatagtaataagttcgttgtaaatatatatatatttttttaacttctgagtttttattatttactagcaGTTCAATTCTTAAAACcaagttcaattttttaatgcaaaattctGGAGCccaatgatatttttaaagaaacgtaAGCGTATTTTAATATCCATAGTTAGGAaagtaaagatttaaatgaaattcgGACTGGtccaattttatgttttgttacaaCGCATCAATTTCcgtatctataaataaattttttcctaGGGTATTTCCTATAACATTGTTGAATTTACCTAGAACCTCgatcaagaaagaaaaaaatatataaattaaacccCACTTCTATTAAAAAACATCTCTTTGAAATTACTTCTAGTCTACGGTATTTAgtcaaataaattagtagttttagttTGCGTTTTTGTTTCGatgatgaaaatttttatatattagcgtATAACTAAAATGTTAGTTCTATCAAAAAGTGTCAATtccggtcgtttaaattcactcaaGGTCTCATTTATTAGCGGTACCACACATTCGTAATCTAAGAACATAAACACATATCtggaattttaaaaactaactcaAATTAAAAAGCGACTACTTCCGGCCTAAAATATATCTTGTTctataaaacgttttcaattttatccCGGtcaaaaaaaatatactaataagtaTTCGTAAGTTTAAAAAGACTACTCCTCTAAAAAAACATATCATTCCGCCGCTTGTGTTTCCCCCTGTATAAGAGGAAGTGTGGGGTTTATATCAATTGGTTTTGCCTTAGCTTACAATACAAACTTCATAAGGTACACAATGTCAACGGAGCCTGTTTCAAAAATCTTAAGTGCAATCATTTACAAGTTTTGTTCTTTatgataaacaaaatgttttatacctCTTCAGTATCCATTAGCTAAATGTGTCACCTGCTACTTAATATCAgttcaatttaatatatgttttaaaaacatcataatttctttcctgtattctaaaatatttcaggaaAGTTTTCCTATACTTATTTTTCTCTTCTCAATCTAATGAAATAGCCAATTTGTTTTGATTACTCTACAGATTACCAATTATCAAAACATTTcatcaataattttcattttaaatatattttttatcttcctccataattatttttttcgtaagtttttaattttatattattatttttttattttcaaactgtaataaataattactaattaattttaactagaagaaatgaaaaataacttcCTAATTAGTACACGAGTACAGAGTTGAAGTTTTGCTCAAAATGGCCATTTCGTAAATTTTACCACGTAAAaaggatttaacaaaatttaaaataaacattttactttgcaTAACAACATACATTAtatctgtttaaatttttaccccacttattaattcattttattctaCCCGCTTTCACATAGGTCCATGCAATCGTTCTTCGTGGCCACGGTTACCCGATATAAGAAGAGTTTTTCGAAGCTGAATTGAGTACTGCCAATCACTCTAGTTCTTTATGTTATCCTAAAGGGAATTAGAAGCTTAGGATGTGGTAACTAGgaatatactattaaataatgaTTTCCTAAAAAATGGAATGTGCAGCATAGACGAGCCATTGTAGGTATTTCTTACGTTctcatagttaaaaataaatttaaatccttgCAAAATTTGTTTGGTActattatttgatgaaaataacTAAGCGATAGCGtcaatagtattattattaattatatttaattttacactattatCATTGCAGGCATTGTTGTAGCTGATATGACCAGATAATAATTCAAGTTGGTCTACAAAAGtcatatattagtaatattttagaatataatagttACATATAACAAGCAAATGGATCTACAACATAGATTcgaaaaaaaattacattgaaatatttgttaattactctccttgaaattattttattctggtTTCATATTGACTTTATGTTTCAGGAAATGGACACACCCATTCCAGAGTGGATAAATGAACCCTTTCTAGAAGCTATTCTTCAAGGAGAGGAAAGTCAAGAGCCCATTATATCAATCGTCAAGTTCTCCGTGAGGCCAGCTGTGCCTCCTGGTCACAACTACCTAAGTTATATCTACAGAGTCAAAGTACATTACAAAGCTACTAACTCACAAAATCTgctttcattttcatttattgtgAAAATACCGGTAAAAGAAGGTTTCTTTAGTACGATATCCATGAAGGGAGATTTATATCAGAAAGAGATACAAATATATAGTACgtttttttccaaagttttatgaaaaattaaaatttcaattggcACCGAAATCATTATTCTCAAAAGTCCGACTGAGAGCACCTTAATCGCTTTAAAGATCTCATGGAAGATGGCTACAAAATGTGTGATAAGTTAAAAAATCTTGATTTCAAGTACTGTAAACATGTAGTTGTCACCCTAGCGAAGTGTCATGCCGCCTCTGTTTCCCTGTACCGTGAGGAGCCAAGCATTGTCGAAAATATGGGGAAAGAAGttctatttaatgaaaatatgatgAGTGTTCTGAAACCAGTATTAGAATATTGCGTGAAAACTGTTGCAAGGATTGCCAAAGAAACTTATGGACATGGAGATCTTGCAGAGTTTCTCCTAAGAAACCTTGAGAATCTTTGGGAGTCAATTGTGGACATTCATAGAACGAAAGATGAaggtttgaatgttttaaaccaTGGAGATTTGTGGATTAATAACATGCTCTTCAAGACTAATGATTTCGGAGAAATATTGGACGTGAAGTTCATAGACTTTCAATTCTCAAGATACAGTTCTCCAGTACTCGATCTTCTGTTCTTTTTCTGGAGCAGTGCTGATGAAGTAGTGAGGGCTTACAGATTACAAGATCTCTGTAAGGTGTATCTTCAGACATTGAACAATTCTTTGCGGGATCTCGGCTGCATGGAGAGATTGACATTAGAAGAACTAAATCATGGTTTCAAGTCTTCCAGCgatctttttattttcatccttTGTCAGCTGATGCCAGCAATGTTTTCTGACACGGAGGATGACCATGATTTGGGAGATGTGGAATTTCGCTCTGAGGATAATTCAGTCCCTTGAGTATAGTGATTTCTTAGAAGCAAAGTTAAAGGGAAAACATTACTGGAAACAGTTTCCAACCATTATAAGGCAGTTTCAGCATTGGGTGTTAAACTTGTAGGGATGTGCAATTTAGCTTAAAGCATATAATACCAGTagtcaataaaatgtatttgtacttttCTCCAGAACTAAagttttatatcaaaaatattttaccaagaaTCTCACCATTGCTCAGCTCTTATTCAGGGCAAATTTATAGACTGTGCAAAAAACTATAGACTGTGCAGCAACTCCTCTTGGTAAGGAAGTTACCAATGAATACCACTACTGGTGAATGTATTTTGCAGAAGAGTTAATACAGTTGTGTTTGAAATCTTATGATTTAAAACTCaagtctgtaaaatataaatttgtgaactttatcataaaaaatacttaccATCTTTAAATATTAGGGAAACATAGTGCAATAATGAATACATACAGAGTTAGATGTCCGTCTCGGTTTATGGAATAAAATTAGGTGAATTATAACAAAACCTGAATTATAACAAAACGTGATCCATGTGAAAAATTCATAATGTATAAGCGCTGTTCTCACGTTTAGATATAGGAAGTTAACCAATGTTTTCCATAGGGGGAAGCCTAAACACAAcattaagtgtgtgtgtgtgtgtgtgtgtgtgtgtgtgtgtgtgttgtaacGCTTCCTGAGAATAATCTATCAAACCAGTGAGCCCACAAGCGTAAGACCACAAACTGATAATGAGTTCACTTCTCAAGTTATAATGGCCTTAGATATATCTCTATAATACGAGTTACATCATCCATGCACTCAGGGTCCTAACCACGGAAGTTATAATTCAAAGAGGATAAGTTTACAACATTTCTGCAGCTGACTGGTCTTTATGCGGTCTCTAAGAGTAAAAAGTGGATTTCAGTCCATTACTCactgaaattgtacatttaaatacttttaacgATAAGGAAGAATTGCTTCTTCTGTTAATTATTTTGGTTTGTGACGTAGCAGAGCTCCTAttcctaataaaataatattaacctaCTGGAACACTAGCATTATATGTTCAAATTTCATGTATGCTATGTATTTCTTGGTTATGCTTAAGTGTGcacaaaaggaataaaatatatacattttacaacttatgttcatatGATGGTTATTTAAATAAGGGAGTGAGAAATTttgtaaagaagaaaaatattgcaCACGAGATTTATAGTCATTTTATGTACGTTTCTTAATGAACGTACATAAAATGACTATATCGCTATTTTTGTACGTTATAATTTGGATTCATTATTTACTGTAGTAGAATTTGCATGATTATGGTTTTTATAGCTtcgatattataatatttgtaattatgacGTCAtcctgattaaatttaaatttcgtttttAATTCAAGAGCAGttcttaatttatgttttgtataaaacaaaagaattcGGTGTGCAGAAAAAGACGCACGTTTTACGTCtaaaaaatagatatttatttagttGAAGGAAAACATTTTCCACTTTGATTATTAGCAGAATATTtgactaaataataatatctaaaatcataaaatttttagatattaatatttagtcAAATATTCTGCTAATAATCAAAGTGGAAAATGTTTTCCTACGAAATCTTCTTCTACGATCgtttatgttaatgtttttataaatcagTTGTTTTTGTACTATTTAACCGTATTTGTTGAAgagataatttattacaaagcaCACTTTTAACACTTATATGAAATCCTAAATTGTTTGGAAAGActaatatttttctattcaaCATTTTTCGGTTCACTCCGACTAAAACAGTATTTCTTAAGAAATTACTACGAGAGCcacataaaaaaatcaacttttacattataaaaatttctgGCTTTACATATgttggtttattttcttaagtttctgaaatatttcatattatcaaaagaaaaaatagaattatcatttataattacaaataaatgaatacaCGCGTAATGCGTCAGTATAATCACGAAGTAGAGTAAGGTAGCAAAGTTTACATCTGAAACTATTgactttcttttattatttatttagctgAAAGATTTGGAAGAATAtagtttatctatttttttacacATTGAACTTTTATATAGAAGTTTTTTCCGAGAACCTGATTGTATAATCTGTCCTTTTTCTGTTCCCGTGTGTCAGCCTcttaactataacatttttattactaacaaCGTAGATGTAAAAGTGCAGTCGGTGGGCCAAAACATCGTTCACGAACCCTGAAAGTGCGTACGTTAAGTATCTTGAAAGAAAGGATCTAGAGACTCGAAACGAGGTACGAGGGTTGTCGAGAAAGTAACAgtaacatatacagggtgagtctgaccacacGTGCAGTATTTACatctgtcttaataactgacttctacactttttctatctcttttctccataatttgtcctctccgaatccgttaaaattagtttcaattttgaaaaatccccctaaagggcccaatttgggggtAGGGGTGCTTTTTGGGAATTTTagaatgtaaacatgggtcgtgtgatacatcaatttaaaggtctaattacaccgaacattttggcgcaaacaaaagtcAATTgtctttaaccgtatgtacagtgtgtaccaaaacgttttgaaataggactttaaaataaagtaccgtgttaccctacctacaatacggaacgGCTCCAGATATtattcctaacttgctattgacttttttcaatgaaatatgtggtaggggcatttttcactggattttttaaatttctgaaatattcaaaattttagaatACGAAAAATCCTAACACTAAAAATTCTtcaatagcaacatataataaattttatatcagataaaag includes:
- the LOC124371976 gene encoding uncharacterized protein LOC124371976, producing MEDGYKMCDKLKNLDFKYCKHVVVTLAKCHAASVSLYREEPSIVENMGKEVLFNENMMSVLKPVLEYCVKTVARIAKETYGHGDLAEFLLRNLENLWESIVDIHRTKDEGLNVLNHGDLWINNMLFKTNDFGEILDVKFIDFQFSRYSSPVLDLLFFFWSSADEVVRAYRLQDLCKVYLQTLNNSLRDLGCMERLTLEELNHGFKSSSDLFIFILCQLMPAMFSDTEDDHDLGDVEFRSEDNSVP